One Ovis aries strain OAR_USU_Benz2616 breed Rambouillet chromosome 4, ARS-UI_Ramb_v3.0, whole genome shotgun sequence DNA window includes the following coding sequences:
- the LOC101105810 gene encoding GTPase IMAP family member 4-like isoform X2 has translation MAAQYLSDPRTSHGLANSGDFQLRLVLVGKTGAGKSATGNNILRKKVFLSSFSAVSITKHCEKGSSTWKGREVVVVDTPGLFDTEAPDAETVKEITRCMVLTSPGPHALLLVIPLGRYTPEGQKATEKILTMFGESAREHMILLFTRKDDLDGMDFRDYLKQAPTAIQELIHKFRGRYCVFNNKATGAEQEDQREQLLTLVQDMVDKCKGRYYTNSRYQKTEEEIQKQTQVLQEYYRAELERAKAQIKQEFEEEIRKLKDELEQQKRKVEMEMQLAEREAYWVSRQQTAREDVLSQDKILEIILNVLRGFFSLFKD, from the exons ATGGCAGCCCAGTACCTCAGCGACCCCAGGACCAGCCACG GGCTTGCAAACTCCGGAGATTTCCAGCTGAGACTTGTCTTAGTGGGTAAGACTGGGGCAGGAAAAAGTGCAACAGGAAACAACATCCTCAGAAAGAAAGTGTTTCTGTCTAGCTTTTCGGCTGTATCCATCACCAAGCACTGTGAGAAAGGAAGCAGCACCTGGAAGGGGAGAGAAGTTGTCGTCGTGGACACACCTGGCCTTTTTGACACGGAGGCCCCAGATGCTGAGACTGTCAAGGAGATTACCCGCTGCATGGTGCTGACCTCCCCGGGGCCTCATGCTCTGCTCCTGGTCATCCCACTGGGCCGTTACACACCCGAAGGCCAGAAAGCCACAGAGAAGATCCTGACGATGTTTGGAGAGAGTGCTAGGGAACACATGATTCTCTTATTCACCCGGAAAGATGACTTAGATGGCATGGATTTCCGTGATTACTTAAAGCAAGCTCCTACAGCCATCCAAGAGCTGATTCACAAGTTCAGAGGTCGCTACTGTGTTTTCAACAACAAGGCCACAGGAGCTGAGCAGGAGGACCAGAGGGAGCAGCTGCTGACCCTGGTCCAGGATATGGTGGACAAGTGCAAGGGGAGATACTACACGAATAGCCGGTATCAGAAGACCGAGGAGGAGATTCAGAAGCAAACCCAAGTGTTACAAGAATATTACAGAGCAGAGCTTGAGAGAGCGAAAGCTCAGATAAAGCAGGAGTTCGAAGAGGAAATCAGAAAGCTGAAGGATGAACTAGAACAGCAAAAGCGGAAGGTGGAAATGGAAATGCAATTGGCAGAAAGGGAAGCTTACTGGGTTTCAAGGCAGCAAACAGCCAGAGAAGATGTTTTGAGTCAGGATAAGATACTTGAAATCATCCTTAATGTGTTACGaggttttttttctctgtttaagGATTAA
- the LOC101105810 gene encoding GTPase IMAP family member 4-like isoform X1: MAPPSLPVSSCLLLLIALHHLLVQPCLQSKRREQAPDFLGTRGYARHRRFTITKLAVYKETVKKNQTTSYRGIQTTMAAQYLSDPRTSHGLANSGDFQLRLVLVGKTGAGKSATGNNILRKKVFLSSFSAVSITKHCEKGSSTWKGREVVVVDTPGLFDTEAPDAETVKEITRCMVLTSPGPHALLLVIPLGRYTPEGQKATEKILTMFGESAREHMILLFTRKDDLDGMDFRDYLKQAPTAIQELIHKFRGRYCVFNNKATGAEQEDQREQLLTLVQDMVDKCKGRYYTNSRYQKTEEEIQKQTQVLQEYYRAELERAKAQIKQEFEEEIRKLKDELEQQKRKVEMEMQLAEREAYWVSRQQTAREDVLSQDKILEIILNVLRGFFSLFKD; the protein is encoded by the exons ATGGCTCCGCCCTCacttcctgtctcctcctgcctcctccttttAATAGCTTTGCATCACCTCCTGGTTCAGCCTTGTCTTCAAAGTAAGAGAAGGGAGCAGGCCCCAGATTTTCTAG GAACAAGGGGGTATGCAAGACACAGACGGTTCACCATCACAAAGCTAGCAGTCTACAaggagacagtaaaaaaaaatcaaaccacttCCTATCGTG GAATCCAAACCACAATGGCAGCCCAGTACCTCAGCGACCCCAGGACCAGCCACG GGCTTGCAAACTCCGGAGATTTCCAGCTGAGACTTGTCTTAGTGGGTAAGACTGGGGCAGGAAAAAGTGCAACAGGAAACAACATCCTCAGAAAGAAAGTGTTTCTGTCTAGCTTTTCGGCTGTATCCATCACCAAGCACTGTGAGAAAGGAAGCAGCACCTGGAAGGGGAGAGAAGTTGTCGTCGTGGACACACCTGGCCTTTTTGACACGGAGGCCCCAGATGCTGAGACTGTCAAGGAGATTACCCGCTGCATGGTGCTGACCTCCCCGGGGCCTCATGCTCTGCTCCTGGTCATCCCACTGGGCCGTTACACACCCGAAGGCCAGAAAGCCACAGAGAAGATCCTGACGATGTTTGGAGAGAGTGCTAGGGAACACATGATTCTCTTATTCACCCGGAAAGATGACTTAGATGGCATGGATTTCCGTGATTACTTAAAGCAAGCTCCTACAGCCATCCAAGAGCTGATTCACAAGTTCAGAGGTCGCTACTGTGTTTTCAACAACAAGGCCACAGGAGCTGAGCAGGAGGACCAGAGGGAGCAGCTGCTGACCCTGGTCCAGGATATGGTGGACAAGTGCAAGGGGAGATACTACACGAATAGCCGGTATCAGAAGACCGAGGAGGAGATTCAGAAGCAAACCCAAGTGTTACAAGAATATTACAGAGCAGAGCTTGAGAGAGCGAAAGCTCAGATAAAGCAGGAGTTCGAAGAGGAAATCAGAAAGCTGAAGGATGAACTAGAACAGCAAAAGCGGAAGGTGGAAATGGAAATGCAATTGGCAGAAAGGGAAGCTTACTGGGTTTCAAGGCAGCAAACAGCCAGAGAAGATGTTTTGAGTCAGGATAAGATACTTGAAATCATCCTTAATGTGTTACGaggttttttttctctgtttaagGATTAA